The Bacteroidia bacterium genome has a segment encoding these proteins:
- a CDS encoding alkaline phosphatase family protein → MIRYLAISFSFLISFQTWSQNLPTGVITKIAFGSCNLQWSRQRIWNSVIENQPQLWIWLGDNIYADTENMDEMDRLYQRQRLNVNYKKLLQTCPVIGTWDDHDYGSNNVGKNYPEKRTSQSYHLDFFNVPSNSPRRTQEGVYQSYDLGEGSKTIKIILLDTRYFREDPGPESDMLGETQWKWLETTLQNDEAEITIIGTSIQFSAGKHVFEEWLNFPKSYERMKKTIAQSGKKHIFFISGDRHLSEVSKIDNKPSYPLFDFTSSGLTHSNFTMKDYENSTRVSPLCVSQNFGIISINWDAKLIELECRGKGNFLYYSFQIPFSELE, encoded by the coding sequence ATGATTCGTTACCTCGCAATTTCATTTTCCTTCTTAATTTCTTTTCAAACCTGGTCTCAAAATTTACCTACAGGAGTTATTACCAAAATTGCCTTCGGTTCCTGTAATCTTCAATGGAGCAGACAAAGGATTTGGAATTCAGTAATCGAAAATCAACCCCAACTTTGGATTTGGTTAGGCGATAATATCTACGCCGATACTGAAAATATGGATGAAATGGACCGCCTTTACCAACGGCAACGTCTTAATGTTAACTACAAAAAACTATTACAAACCTGCCCGGTAATTGGAACCTGGGACGATCACGATTATGGTTCCAACAACGTCGGGAAAAATTATCCGGAAAAAAGAACATCACAATCCTATCACCTTGATTTCTTTAACGTACCATCAAACTCCCCGAGAAGAACTCAAGAAGGTGTTTATCAATCCTATGACCTTGGTGAAGGCTCAAAAACAATTAAGATAATCTTACTTGATACAAGATATTTTAGGGAAGATCCAGGTCCGGAAAGTGATATGCTGGGTGAAACTCAATGGAAATGGTTAGAAACTACTCTTCAAAATGATGAAGCCGAAATTACCATTATTGGAACCAGTATTCAATTTTCTGCAGGAAAACATGTTTTTGAAGAATGGTTAAACTTCCCAAAATCGTATGAACGAATGAAAAAAACCATTGCTCAAAGTGGAAAAAAACATATATTCTTTATCAGTGGAGACCGGCATCTAAGCGAGGTTTCCAAAATCGATAACAAACCTTCCTACCCTTTATTTGATTTCACCAGCAGCGGCTTAACTCACAGTAACTTTACTATGAAAGATTACGAAAATTCAACCAGAGTAAGCCCCTTATGCGTAAGTCAAAACTTTGGAATAATATCAATAAATTGGGATGCCAAACTTATTGAATTGGAATGCAGAGGCAAGGGTAACTTTCTTTATTACAGTTTCCAAATTCCTTTTAGTGAGCTCGAATAG
- a CDS encoding glycosyltransferase family 4 protein: MKTIAVNTRLLLPGKLEGLGRFADETLRRLTKNHPEIRFIFLFDRPFSQEFIYSDNIIPISIFPPARHPLLFYWWFEWSLPSILEKYKADLFLSPDGYLSLSSNVPQLPVIHDLNFEHNPQDIVWYNRIHFQYFFPKYATKASRIATVSEFSAKDIEKRYQIDRNKIDVIYNGVSNQFHPCQPEEKEKSQTKYANGKPYFLYWGAIHPRKNIIHLIQAFCQFKQQTSNPVQLVIAGSKSFWTAEMETAWQSAAFRDEIHFPGRIPENELNTLISGALGVCYTTLFEGFGLPIIEAFAAGTPVITSNVTSMPEIAGNAALLVDPLSVNQIANAMKQLFLSESDRNSLIQLGLERATQFNWNKTTELLWNSIEKVKKF, from the coding sequence ATGAAAACCATCGCTGTAAATACCAGACTCTTGCTTCCCGGCAAATTGGAAGGCCTGGGTCGATTTGCAGACGAAACATTGCGACGGTTAACCAAAAATCATCCTGAAATTAGGTTTATTTTCCTATTTGATCGTCCTTTTTCACAAGAGTTTATCTACTCCGATAACATTATTCCAATTTCAATATTTCCACCGGCCAGGCATCCATTGCTTTTCTACTGGTGGTTCGAATGGTCCCTTCCTTCCATATTAGAAAAATACAAAGCCGACCTATTCCTATCCCCTGATGGATATCTCAGTCTGAGTAGCAATGTACCGCAACTTCCGGTTATCCATGATTTAAATTTTGAACATAACCCCCAAGATATAGTCTGGTACAATCGTATTCATTTTCAGTACTTTTTTCCGAAATATGCTACAAAAGCATCCCGAATCGCTACAGTTTCCGAATTTTCGGCAAAGGATATTGAAAAACGTTACCAAATTGACAGAAATAAAATTGATGTAATCTATAACGGAGTTTCAAATCAATTTCACCCTTGCCAACCGGAAGAAAAAGAAAAATCCCAAACCAAATATGCAAATGGAAAACCCTATTTTCTTTATTGGGGCGCTATTCATCCAAGGAAAAATATCATCCATCTAATTCAAGCGTTTTGTCAATTTAAACAACAAACTTCCAATCCGGTGCAACTAGTTATTGCGGGAAGTAAATCCTTTTGGACGGCTGAAATGGAAACAGCTTGGCAATCTGCAGCATTTCGGGATGAAATCCATTTTCCTGGAAGAATCCCGGAAAACGAACTCAACACCTTAATTTCAGGGGCTTTAGGTGTTTGCTACACCACCTTATTCGAAGGTTTTGGTCTACCAATCATTGAAGCTTTTGCTGCCGGAACTCCGGTAATAACTTCCAATGTTACATCCATGCCTGAAATTGCCGGTAATGCTGCCTTATTGGTAGACCCTTTATCTGTAAATCAAATTGCAAATGCCATGAAACAATTATTCCTTTCCGAATCTGATAGAAATTCCCTTATTCAACTTGGATTAGAAAGGGCAACTCAGTTTAATTGGAATAAAACCACCGAACTGTTATGGAATTCGATAGAAAAAGTAAAGAAATTTTAA
- a CDS encoding HAD-IIIA family hydrolase encodes MDIVPSKLKNYKEILPHIKAIVLDVDGVLTDGSITLLADGSQGRTMNIKDGYALQLAVKMGIHVAIISGGKGESLRQRLEYLGIHHIYLGSANKTESLNDFLISTNLLANNVLYMGDDLPDYQVMKKVALPCCPADAAHEIREISLYVSSLPGGKGCVRDVIEQVLKVQKKWATPEGFSW; translated from the coding sequence ATGGACATAGTACCAAGCAAATTGAAAAACTATAAGGAAATATTACCTCATATCAAGGCAATTGTACTGGATGTTGATGGTGTATTAACTGACGGAAGTATTACTCTTTTAGCCGATGGTTCGCAAGGCAGAACAATGAATATTAAAGACGGCTACGCCCTGCAATTGGCTGTAAAAATGGGAATCCATGTAGCAATAATCAGTGGCGGTAAAGGGGAAAGTTTAAGGCAAAGATTAGAGTATCTTGGAATACACCATATTTATTTGGGTAGTGCCAATAAAACCGAATCTTTGAATGACTTTTTAATTTCTACCAACCTTCTTGCCAACAATGTACTCTATATGGGAGACGACCTTCCCGATTATCAGGTCATGAAGAAAGTGGCTCTTCCCTGTTGTCCGGCAGATGCAGCTCATGAAATTAGAGAAATTAGTTTATACGTCTCCTCTTTGCCGGGTGGAAAAGGTTGTGTTAGAGACGTTATTGAGCAAGTTCTAAAAGTTCAAAAAAAATGGGCAACTCCCGAAGGCTTTTCGTGGTAG
- a CDS encoding DUF2520 domain-containing protein yields the protein MYISIIGAGNAANNLAIALGSKGHSIVWICNRTLEKAELLANKVGAKASSDFTELDWGKTELIIISTRDDGYEKVAQKLRTSIPVAHTSGSIPMNVLQECSETIGVFYPLQTMVKERPTDFSKVPFCIESNQPTFSKTLSELAGDLSNLVYSIDSEERKKLHLGAIFASNFSNFLYILSKDYLKKNGLPEHILDPLIFETAQRIEGKEPESLQTGPARRGDYTVISNHLNMLASNKLMHDVYQMMSQKILEHYGHSTKQIEKL from the coding sequence GTGTATATCTCTATTATTGGTGCAGGTAATGCTGCCAACAATTTAGCAATTGCCCTAGGTAGCAAAGGTCATTCCATTGTTTGGATATGCAATAGAACATTGGAAAAAGCCGAGTTATTGGCCAATAAAGTTGGAGCAAAAGCCAGTTCAGATTTTACGGAATTAGATTGGGGTAAAACGGAATTAATTATTATCAGTACTCGGGATGATGGGTATGAAAAGGTAGCTCAGAAACTTCGAACCTCTATTCCGGTAGCCCACACTTCCGGAAGCATTCCGATGAATGTATTACAAGAATGCTCTGAAACAATTGGTGTTTTTTATCCACTCCAAACCATGGTAAAAGAACGACCAACAGACTTCTCCAAGGTTCCATTTTGCATTGAATCCAATCAACCCACCTTTAGTAAAACGCTATCAGAACTTGCTGGAGACTTATCCAATCTGGTATATTCTATTGATTCTGAAGAAAGAAAAAAACTTCATTTAGGAGCCATTTTTGCTTCCAACTTTTCCAATTTCCTTTACATCCTTTCCAAGGATTACCTGAAGAAAAATGGTTTGCCCGAACACATTCTCGATCCTCTGATTTTTGAAACAGCCCAAAGAATTGAAGGTAAAGAACCCGAAAGTTTGCAAACTGGTCCTGCCAGAAGAGGAGATTACACCGTAATTAGCAACCACCTGAATATGTTGGCATCTAATAAATTAATGCACGACGTATATCAAATGATGAGTCAAAAAATATTAGAACACTATGGACATAGTACCAAGCAAATTGAAAAACTATAA
- a CDS encoding cation transporter, with the protein MRYILSILISLFILNSCNQPTSKTAANKTINVAIEGMTCAEGCAKHIQETISEMPGVTQSKVNFDQKLALFAFDSTKVNTQEILQKIGSLNEGQYKANLVGAELPATEKNATTEEAVEVLNKEEAHS; encoded by the coding sequence ATGCGTTACATACTATCTATCCTAATAAGTCTTTTTATCCTAAATTCCTGCAACCAGCCAACAAGTAAGACTGCCGCTAACAAAACAATTAATGTGGCTATTGAAGGTATGACCTGTGCCGAAGGTTGCGCAAAACACATTCAGGAAACCATTTCAGAAATGCCGGGAGTAACCCAAAGCAAAGTTAACTTTGATCAAAAACTGGCCTTATTCGCTTTTGACTCAACGAAAGTGAATACTCAAGAAATTCTTCAAAAAATTGGATCACTCAACGAAGGTCAATATAAAGCCAATTTAGTTGGTGCGGAATTGCCTGCTACAGAAAAAAATGCTACAACAGAAGAAGCTGTTGAAGTATTAAATAAAGAAGAAGCCCATTCCTAA